The nucleotide sequence CAGCCCAGTATAAAGGGCTGTTTCTGTTTCCTTCGTAGTTTTCAGCCCCTGTCGTTTAACTGTATTTTTGCCTGTTTTTTCTCTGTTTTTCTCTCTTATCTCAAACGCCATGGCCTACGGCGGTTGGCGAACCACAACTTAATTTCCTGTTTTTAATCAGACGGTTAGATTTATTTTGCGCTGTGGTTCAAATTTCGGTTCGTTGACATTCCGGCGGTAGAGCAAGAACAACCTGACTCATTAACTGCAACCTGTCACCGCAGTACTAACCTGAATGGGTGAACCGTGAGTACCGATGCTGAATATCAGGCGTTAAAGCGTGCTGCCCTGCTGCACGAAAACCGCACGGTGGAGTTTGAAGGGCGTAAGGTGGAATACGTCAGCTTTGCTGAAATGGAAAGGCGACTCCACGGCATTGAGCGTGAACTGGTCGGGCAACAAAAACGACCAGGGCAGTAAGGGGTGTATTCCGGCAAAGGGATCTGAGTCAACGCCACAGGTTGGCAATAATGGTCAGAACCAGGCTGATCAAAATCATTGAGGTGATCGGAATATAAATCCGGGTATTGTCATTCTCGATACGAATATCACCGGGAAGATGTCCAAACCACTTTAGTAGTCCCGGTGCGAAATGCATGAGCAGACCCACACATAAAATAATGACTCCGGCAGTAATCAGGAACTTAGCCATCAATCAACAAATGCTATGCCAACACTGATGCATAGTCCCATCACTAACGTTGCAACAAATAAACAGATCCCGAAGGCCTGCACCGGACCTTGCCAGAGTGTTGTCTCTGCATATAACAGATAAGCAGTCCCCAAGAGTGCGAACACGGGAAGGCGGACAGTCCAGAGGCCACTCCATATCTTAATACGGAGCCAGATGCTGTCTTCAGAAAAGTTTTTCATGATCTGATTCTAGCACCAGTCAATATTCGAGGAGAAATGGTCATGCATCAGACAGGTTGATACCACATTCTTGAGATAAACTCCCCGATGACGTTGTCATGCAATTCCACGGAGCGAGAAAAGCAGATCGTCCTTCGGGTTAATCGCTTAAGACGCGTGCGCAGTGTCAGATTATTTCTCTCAATGCTTTGCGTCAGCTTTTTACTAACAATATGGCTATTCAGTGAGCCTTGTCGGGCTGGTCTTGAGGACATTCCCAATATTCCGAACACCTATGGCAGCTTGCAGCTATTTTTGAAATATTCCAGGGCATCACAGGTGCGACCATTTCGGGTACAGCTACCCGTTTCCTGAGGTGTATTGCTGTATGAAGTAATCTCATAACGACCGCCAGTGATGGCACAGTACTGAGCCGCTTCTGTAACGTATCCTGTCACTTTAAAGCCTCCTTTTATACAAAACCCTTTTGTCAGGGCTTCAAGCTCACACTGGCGGTTGTCCTCATAAATGCATACATCATAAATACTCTGATCCCCTCGTTTTTTTGTCGTTAATGAGCCGCCTTGAGTAAGGCAAAGGAATTTGTCCTTTTCAGTCGGGCGGAAAACCTGTTGCTTTGAACAAGATATCAGGGAGCTGGAAAGTAGAACCAGCGCGGTAGAGATGAACAAACGCATACTTCAAAACCCTGTTTCCGGCTAAGAACATTAAACATAGGACTCAATGGAATGGGCATCAACTGACGGGTGCGACTGTCTTCAACGATCAGAACCGCAGGAGGAAATAGAAAAACGGCAGTTTGCACTTAAATTGTGAAAACTGCCGCAATGGATGGAAGCAATGTCAGTGTATTATACCGGTCAGGCTGCCTGAGCCGGTTTTTTCGCCTGATTTTCCAGACGGATCAGATCATTCAGAATTGCACCTGTTTCCTTCACGAAGGCATCGGCTTCTTTCTTTTTATCCTTCTTGTCAATGTTGGCCTGTTCGGCTTCCTCAAGCTCATCCAGGTTATTAAGCAGTCCTTCGCCTTTGGCTTTTCTCAGCCGGTTTTCAATAGCCAGGCGTTGGCTGCGCATGGACTGGATTTCAAGACGGCGTTTCTCTTCATTAAGGGAAACTTTGGTCTTGTTTTCGTAGCGGGTGAGGTAATCCTTCATTTCGTTCAGATAGACAAAATCGGGGTTGTTCTCGGTACGCTGCTTATGGTTTTTTTCCAGTTTGGGCAAATACGCTTTCAGGTCTCCGTAGCGCTGGAATTTCACCGGGTTAATGGTATCCCAGGGCAGGGCGTCGGGCAGTTTGTTCTCGCCAATGTCTCGGGCTTCGTACAGCGATGGGTAGCTGATGTCGGGCAGTACGCCCTGGTTTTGAGTGCTTTGCCCGGATACCCGGTAGAACTTTGCAAGTGTTAATTTTAACTGACCGTGGTTCAGAGGCTGAATGCTTTGTACAGTGCCTTTGCCATAAGTCTGACTGCCAATTACAATGCCGCGACCGTAGTCCTGAATCGCTCCGGCAAAAATTTCAGAGGCTGAAGCACTGAGGCGATCGACCATTACGGCCAGTGGGCCATCGTAGACCTGTTTTGGGTCAGGGTCTTCCTGCTTCTCCATTCTGCCGCGGCTGTCGCGAACCACAACAGTTGGACCTTTGCCGATAAACAATCCGGTCAGCTCATTGGCTTCCTGCAGGGAACCGCCACCGTTGGCACGCAGGTCGATGACCAGACCGTCGATCTTCTCTTTTTTCAGTTCTTTGATCAGTTTGCGCACGTCTCTTGTGGTGCTTTTGTAATTGGGATCGCCAGCTTGCGCAGCACGGAAGTCAATGTAGAAGGTAGGGATTTCTATGATACCGATTTTTCGGGTAATCCCTTTGTCTTTAACTTCAATGATTTTTTTGCTGGCGTCCTGCTCTTCCAGTTTGACTTTGTCGCGAACAATTTCATAAATCCTGGTGGTCTGGCTCTGGCTGGCGCCGGGAATGACTTCCAGTCGTACCAGGGTTTTCTTTTTGCCGCGAATCAGTTTAACCACGTCGTCCAGACGCATCCCGACCACGTCTTCAAGCTTACCCTTGCCCTGGGCAACGCTGACGATTTTGTCGCCGGGTTTCAGCTGTCCGGCCAGGTCAGCCGGTCCGCCGGGGACGACGCTGACGACCTTGGTGTATTCATCTTCAGATTGCAGAACGGCACCAATGCCTTCCAGAGACAGGCTCATGTTGATATCAAAGTTCTCTGCCGTCTGGGGGGAGAAGTACTGGGTATGAGGGTCAAAGATGCTGGTGAAGGCGTTGATGTAAGTCTGGAACGCATCTTCACTCTTGCTTTGGTGCAAGCGGCGCAACAGGTTGGTGTTACGGCGTTTGAGCTGCTCAATGACTTCCTCATCTGTTTTGTTGCTGAGTTTGAGCGACAGGATGCTGTCTTTCAGTTGCAGGTCCCATAATTCACGCTGGGCTTTTTCATCGGTCAGCCAGGGTGAATCTTTCCTGTCAATCACCAGTTCGGCATCGGTTTTCAGGTTGATGCCGTCAATGCCTTTGTCAACTTTTGCCAGCAGGTATCGAGCCCGGTTTCCTGCTCGTTTACGGTAACGGTTGAACATTTCAAAGGCCGGTTTCAGGTCACCGCTTTTCAGGGAGCTGGCCAGTTTTTCGCGATAACGCTGAAATTCGTCGATGTCTTTCTTCAGGAAGAAACTGCGGTTAGGGTCAAGTCGGTCCAGGTAGCGCTGGAAAACCTTGTCGGCATGTTCCTGATCGACAGGCAGTTTACGGTAGTGGTTTCTGGACAGAAGCTGTACAACGTTCACACTGGCAATGGCCTGTTGCAGTGTGGGGGATAGGTCCTCCAGTTCCCGTTCGAGGTTCTGGTCAGCAGCGAAAGCGGAGCTGGCCGCCAGGTAAATCGCTGTGAACAGTGCAATGAAAACCGATGTGTATTTCCTTGCAAGTTGCAGGGTCGGTATCATGGATTATGAAGCTCCGTGTCTATTGTCGGTATCAGATGAAACCGCTGAATGCTTAAACATACTACAGCCTGAAAGAGCTTGCAGGCAGATGAAGGAGTCCTTCTGAAAATTTCCTGCAATGGTTGGACTGAAGTATTGGGTAAATGGTTATCGGCAGATTCTGTTGTTAATTATTACGACAGGAATAATCGACCACTTACAGAAACAGAATACAGGTATGCCTTGGGAATGGGCAACTTGCTTTCGTAAGAAGTTGGTAAGGAATGGGAAGAGTGGCGGTTTAAGGCAGTATTCTGCACGACGGGTAAGGTATTGGCCTCACCCATTTATGCCTGAGTTATGCCTGAGTTTCAGTTATACCCGCGAACAAAGCAGGAAGAGTCATTCTGTCGCTCAGCAGGAATGCTTGATGCGGCTTTCAGCAGTGGTTTCAGCTTCGGATACTGATCACCTCTACCGCCCTGAATAGTGGCTGGCAAGGCGTTTTTTGGGTGATGCTGAGCAGGGATTCTGTGCTGGTGTTTCATAATTAGTTCCGCTGTGCGCACTTTCGTTCCGGTTATTGTGCAATTTTTAGATTAGCAGGCTCACAGGGGCTTCTGAACTCTGGATTTGTACTTAATATGAATCTCTCGATTATGTTCTGCAAGGCAATGTAATCAGGATGTTTGTTTTGTATCTGGACTGCAACCCGGTGCAGGTTGCAGATACCTTTTGCACCGGGTCGGGTCAGTCAGTGATCAGGCGAATGGCAGTCTGTTTTTTGCGAAGAAGCGTTGCAGAACCCGGGTTAACTGGAAGGCATCTCTAGTGCCGGCAGTCTCCCTGATAGAGTGCATACCGAAGGTTGGCAGGCCTATATCCAGTGTTCGAATGCCCAGCTCGCCGGCTGTTAACGGACCAATGGTGCTGCCACAGGCAAGATCGGTGCGGGTAACGAAATACTGATAATCGGCACCCACTTCACGACACAGCATGCCAAACAGAGAGCAGGTTTCATCGTTGGAGGCATAACGCTGGTTGGCGTTGATTTTCAGTACTGCACCTTTATTCAGGAGAGGCTGATGATTGCCTTCATGACGATCTGCAAAGTTCGGGTGAACGCCGTGGGCATTGTCGGCTGAAATAATCATGGACTGGCTGATGGCCCGGGCCAGGGCTTCAGTCGAGCCGGCAATCCGGTGCAGGATGGTTTTCAGCATAGGGCCCTGAGCGCCGGTGGCAGATTTGCTGCCGCACTCTTCATGGTCATTGCACACCAGAACCATAGGGGCGGTGCTGTTTTCCAGTGACTCGATCATGGCCGTCATGCCCACATAGCAACTAAGCAGGTTGTCCAGCGCCGTGCTGACGATAAACTCGTCTTTCAAACCGATAATGGCTGCGCCCTGTGTGTCATAGAAACTCAGGTCGTATTCCAGCACTTCCTGAACATCGATAACGCCTTCCACGGTCAGTTGCTCTTTCAGCAGGACGCGGAAATCGATTTTTTCATTCTTGTCCAGCTGGCACAGAATGGGCGGGATATCGGTTTGTGGGTTAATACTGCGGTTCTTGTTCGCTTCGCGATCCAGATGAATAGCCAGGCTGGGGATGTAGGCGATGGCCTTGCGGTAGTTGATCAGACTGGATTTCAGCTCGCCGGCAGTGTTGAGATAAAACACGCGACCGGCAATGGACAGGTCACGATCAAACCAGGGGTTCAGCAAGGCACCGCCATAGACCTCAACAGCCAGTTGCAGGTACTGGTGTCTGTGCAGTTCTGGTTGGGGTTTGACTTTCAGGCAGGGAAAGTCGGTATGCCCGCCCACCATGCGAAAGCCCTGTTGATGATCACCGTTGGTAAAGGCAACAATGGATGAGTCGTTGCGGGTGATATAATAACGACCATTGTCTTTCAGTTGCCAGGCTTCAGACTCTAGCAGGCGCTGAAAACCGTGTTGCTCCAGTCTGTCAACCATATTTTTAACAGCGTGATAAGGGGTGGGGGATTCCCGCAGGAACTCGACCAGATTCTGGTTGAAGTTCTGTTGGGAAGAAGATGTTTGACTCATAGAGACTCCTGATTTCAGCCGGATTACCAGCGAACCTGCTATTATTCCTGAAAAATATATCGGTGTCTTCCGGTTAGAAGTCGTTTTGAGAAGGAATCTCTATTGGCATTGGAATTTGACGGTGTACGTATACCCTGGGCCGATAGCATCATCTGCAATGGCTCCGCTGGTTGCTGCTACCAGTCCGGCGTCTTCACTTTTTTCATCTTTTGACAGTCCCCAGACAGCTCCGCCGACGTCTCTGGCAACTCTGGCCACTGTTTTCAGTGCCAAATAGTCACTTTCACT is from Endozoicomonas gorgoniicola and encodes:
- a CDS encoding M18 family aminopeptidase yields the protein MSQTSSSQQNFNQNLVEFLRESPTPYHAVKNMVDRLEQHGFQRLLESEAWQLKDNGRYYITRNDSSIVAFTNGDHQQGFRMVGGHTDFPCLKVKPQPELHRHQYLQLAVEVYGGALLNPWFDRDLSIAGRVFYLNTAGELKSSLINYRKAIAYIPSLAIHLDREANKNRSINPQTDIPPILCQLDKNEKIDFRVLLKEQLTVEGVIDVQEVLEYDLSFYDTQGAAIIGLKDEFIVSTALDNLLSCYVGMTAMIESLENSTAPMVLVCNDHEECGSKSATGAQGPMLKTILHRIAGSTEALARAISQSMIISADNAHGVHPNFADRHEGNHQPLLNKGAVLKINANQRYASNDETCSLFGMLCREVGADYQYFVTRTDLACGSTIGPLTAGELGIRTLDIGLPTFGMHSIRETAGTRDAFQLTRVLQRFFAKNRLPFA
- a CDS encoding phage head-tail joining protein, with protein sequence MSTDAEYQALKRAALLHENRTVEFEGRKVEYVSFAEMERRLHGIERELVGQQKRPGQ
- a CDS encoding DUF333 domain-containing protein is translated as MRLFISTALVLLSSSLISCSKQQVFRPTEKDKFLCLTQGGSLTTKKRGDQSIYDVCIYEDNRQCELEALTKGFCIKGGFKVTGYVTEAAQYCAITGGRYEITSYSNTPQETGSCTRNGRTCDALEYFKNSCKLP
- a CDS encoding DUF2905 domain-containing protein; protein product: MAKFLITAGVIILCVGLLMHFAPGLLKWFGHLPGDIRIENDNTRIYIPITSMILISLVLTIIANLWR
- a CDS encoding carboxy terminal-processing peptidase; protein product: MIPTLQLARKYTSVFIALFTAIYLAASSAFAADQNLERELEDLSPTLQQAIASVNVVQLLSRNHYRKLPVDQEHADKVFQRYLDRLDPNRSFFLKKDIDEFQRYREKLASSLKSGDLKPAFEMFNRYRKRAGNRARYLLAKVDKGIDGINLKTDAELVIDRKDSPWLTDEKAQRELWDLQLKDSILSLKLSNKTDEEVIEQLKRRNTNLLRRLHQSKSEDAFQTYINAFTSIFDPHTQYFSPQTAENFDINMSLSLEGIGAVLQSEDEYTKVVSVVPGGPADLAGQLKPGDKIVSVAQGKGKLEDVVGMRLDDVVKLIRGKKKTLVRLEVIPGASQSQTTRIYEIVRDKVKLEEQDASKKIIEVKDKGITRKIGIIEIPTFYIDFRAAQAGDPNYKSTTRDVRKLIKELKKEKIDGLVIDLRANGGGSLQEANELTGLFIGKGPTVVVRDSRGRMEKQEDPDPKQVYDGPLAVMVDRLSASASEIFAGAIQDYGRGIVIGSQTYGKGTVQSIQPLNHGQLKLTLAKFYRVSGQSTQNQGVLPDISYPSLYEARDIGENKLPDALPWDTINPVKFQRYGDLKAYLPKLEKNHKQRTENNPDFVYLNEMKDYLTRYENKTKVSLNEEKRRLEIQSMRSQRLAIENRLRKAKGEGLLNNLDELEEAEQANIDKKDKKKEADAFVKETGAILNDLIRLENQAKKPAQAA